A stretch of Macadamia integrifolia cultivar HAES 741 chromosome 7, SCU_Mint_v3, whole genome shotgun sequence DNA encodes these proteins:
- the LOC122083221 gene encoding galactan beta-1,4-galactosyltransferase GALS1-like isoform X2 — MRKEGQQVSVVGNTAGKISVCFETKPLVATLVAVTLVMVIWNLQPYYDNLLSTARRCSSAAFTPTVFPPDSPINSSEVKKKLYTLARKPSAPKTDPNKRLFHAYGNAASLFVQMGAYRGGPRTFAVVGLASKPLHIFSRPWFKCEWISNNRSSPTIKTKAYKMLPDWGYGRVYTVIVVNCTFSVNPNQDNSGGKLQLYAYYTESPKRYEKMVVLEEEPGSYDESRYHPPYKYEYLYCGSSLYGNLSAARIREWMAYHAWFFGPSSHFVFHDAGGVSPAVRIVLEPWVRAGRATLQDIRAQSEFDGYYYNQFLVVNDCLHRYRHAANWTFYFDVDEYIYLPEGNTLESVLQEFSDCTQFTIEQNPMSSKLCLNDSTQDYSKCFDWDTEEKFLEDLLRIECR, encoded by the exons ATGAGGAAGGAAGGGCAACAGGTTTCCGTTGTCGGCAACACAGCTGGGAAGATCTCCGTCTGCTTCGAGACAAAACCTTTGGTGGCCACATTAGTAGCCGTGACGCTGGTGATGGTCATTTGGAACCTCCAGCCCTACTACGACAACCTCCTCTCCACCGCCCGCCGCTGCTCCTCTGCCGCTTTTACACCCACAGTCTTTCCGCCCGATTCCCCCATTAATTCATCTGAGGTGAAGAAGAAGCTCTACACCTTGGCCCGGAAACCCTCCGCCCCAAAGACCGACCCAAACAAGCGTCTCTTCCACGCCTATGGTAACGCCGCATCTCTATTCGTCCAAATGGGTGCCTACCGCGGCGGCCCCAGAACCTTTGCCGTCGTCGGCCTCGCCTCCAAGCCCCTTCACATCTTTAGCCGTCCCTGGTTCAAATGCGAGTGGATCTCCAACAATCGCTCCTCACCCACCATTAAGACCAAGGCCTATAAAATGCTACCCGATTGGGGTTACGGTCGGGTGTATACGGTCATCGTCGTCAATTGTACCTTCTCTGTAAATCCTAACCAGGACAACTCCGGTGGGAAACTCCAGCTCTACGCTTACTACACGGAGTCGCCCAAAAGGTACGAGAAGATGGTGGTTTTGGAAGAAGAACCAGGTTCTTACGACGAATCCAGGTACCACCCACCATATAAGTACGAGTATCTCTATTGTGGGTCATCCTTATATGGGAACCTGAGCGCTGCGAGGATTAGGGAATGGATGGCCTACCATGCTTGGTTCTTCGGGCCGAGCTCGCATTTCGTATTTCACGACGCCGGAGGAGTTTCGCCGGCAGTAAGGATTGTGTTAGAGCCATGGGTGCGAGCCGGCAGGGCGACGCTTCAGGACATTAGGGCGCAATCAGAGTTTGATGGATACTATTATAACCAATTTCTGGTGGTAAATGACTGTTTACATCGGTACCGACACGCTGCGAATTGGACATTTTACTTCGATGTCGATGAGTATATATATCTACCCGAAGGAAACACATTGGAATCCGTTCTACAGGAGTTTTCTGATTGTACCCAGTTCACAATTGAGCAGAATCCCATGTCCAGCAAGCTTTGCTTGAATGATTCCACACAGGATTACTCAAA ATGCTTCGATTGGGATACGGAGGAAAAATTCTTAGAGGACTTACTAAGAATAGAGTGTCGATAA
- the LOC122085073 gene encoding probable L-type lectin-domain containing receptor kinase S.5, whose product MVSPEKFVSTAVVFVLLLFLFSVTSSAKDPQNYYNFSIFNSSQQLFSELGDASINKEALQLTPDTSNGAFNLSNKSGRVMILEPFKLWEESSATSSPSQNMSSKNSSANLDSVASFNSTFLINIYKLRNQSVGEGFAFLIAPDLNMPSASFGQWLGLTNATLDGNSSNKIVAIELDTLKQDFDPDGNHMGLNINSVKSNKTVPLSEFGIEIAPDNPKNYSVWVQYNGKAKLMEVYMADEGLPKPRSPILSEKINLKDYVNQYSYMGFSASTGTLTQLNCVLRWELSVEALPRKRDLKLWKMVVGVVGLALFGVVVVGMVYYLNKRRVVKNPKILGALKSLPGMSREFRFRDLKKATNNFSEKMKLGQGGYGVVYKGVLPQENIEVAVKKFSRDNKKGINDFLDELTIINRLRHKHLVRLLGWCHKKGLLLLVYDYMPNGSLDNHLFGGPERILSWEHRYNIIAGVASALHYLHDEFDQRVIHRDLKASNILLDSSFNARLGDFGLARALDNEKTSYAEVEGVPGTMGYVAPECFHMGKATTESDVFGFGAVVLEVVCGKHPLNSSKIADFHFLVDWVWTLYREGRILDAVDERLVDNYDAQQAERLLLLGLACSHPIAAQRPKTPIIIQVISGSVPPPDTPFIKPAFVWPATGFTIDIESLVTDNGYTASMASSNDGSQESQWTLRCERRETYVRYSDISLP is encoded by the exons ATGGTTTCGCCGGAGAAATTTGTTTCCACCGCCGTTGTGTTTGTTCTTCTGTTATTTCTATTCTCGGTCACATCTTCAGCGAAAGATCCCCAAAACTACTATAATTTCAGCATCTTCAATTCATCCCAGCAACTATTTAGTGAGTTAGGTGATGCATCCATCAATAAAGAAGCCCTTCAGTTAACACCCGACACTAGCAACGGGGCTTTCAACCTCTCAAACAAGTCCGGGCGCGTCATGATCCTTGAACCCTTCAAGCTCTGGGAAGAGTCTTCTGCCACATCATCTCCATCACAGAATATGAGTAGCAAAAACTCGTCAGCCAACTTGGACAGTGTGGCCTCCTTCAATTCTACCTTCCTCATAAACATCTACAAACTTCGCAACCAGTCCGTCGGCGAGGGCTTCGCTTTCCTTATCGCCCCAGATCTTAATATGCCGTCTGCCAGCTTCGGCCAGTGGTTGGGGCTCACGAATGCGACCCTCGATGGGAACTCATCCAACAAGATTGTCGCCATTGAACTCGACACCTTGAAGCAAGACTTCGACCCAGATGGTAACCACATGGGCCTGAACATCAACAGTGTCAAATCGAACAAGACGGTGCCGCTCTCCGAATTTGGGATCGAGATTGCACCAGACAATCCGAAGAACTACTCTGTTTGGGTCCAATACAATGGGAAGGCGAAACTGATGGAGGTTTACATGGCCGACGAGGGTTTGCCAAAGCCTAGAAGCCCGATTCTCAGTGAGAAGATAAACCTCAAGGATTATGTGAACCAATACTCTTACATGGGGTTCTCTGCATCGACGGGTACGCTTACGCAGCTGAACTGCGTGCTCAGGTGGGAGCTATCGGTGGAGGCTCTGCCCAGAAAGAGGGATCTGAAGTTGTGGAAGATGGTGGTCGGGGTGGTGGGTTTGGCATTGTTCGGGGTTGTGGTTGTGGGGATGGTTTACTACTTGAACAAGAGGAGGGTtgtgaaaaaccccaaaattctGGGGGCGCTGAAGAGTTTACCTGGGATGTCGAGGGAGTTTAGATTTAGGGATCTGAAGAAGGCCACCAATAATTTCAGCGAGAAGATGAAGCTTGGGCAAGGTGGATATGGGGTGGTCTACAAGGGAGTGCTTCCACAGGAGAACATTGAAGTCGCTGTGAAGAAGTTCTCCAGAGATAACAAGAAAGGGATCAATGATTTCCTGGATGAGCTCACGATCATCAATCGTCTCAGGCACAAACATCTCGTCCGACTACTTG GTTGGTGTCATAAGAAGGGCTTGCTTCTATTGGTCTACGATTATATGCCAAATGGCAGTCTAGACAACCATCTATTCGGTGGGCCAGAGCGGATACTGAGTTGGGAGCATCGATACAACATCATTGCGGGCGTGGCTTCGGCCTTGCACTACCTGCACGACGAATTCGACCAAAGGGTGATCCACAGGGACCTCAAGGCCAGCAATATCTTGCTCGACTCCAGCTTCAATGCTCGTTTGGGAGATTTCGGCCTAGCTCGAGCCCTTGACAACGAGAAGACTTCCTACGCTGAGGTGGAGGGCGTCCCAGGCACCATGGGCTACGTGGCACCCGAGTGCTTCCACATGGGCAAGGCCACCACCGAGTCAGACGTCTTTGGCTTTGGCGCCGTTGTCCTCGAGGTGGTATGCGGTAAGCATCCTTTGAACAGTAGTAAGATCGCCGACTTCCATTTCTTGGTCGATTGGGTTTGGACTCTCTATCGTGAGGGTCGCATTCTCGATGCCGTCGACGAGAGGCTTGTGGATAACTACGACGCCCAGCAAGCCGAACGCCTATTACTCCTCGGCCTTGCCTGCTCCCATCCCATTGCCGCCCAGAGACCCAAAACTCCGATCATCATCCAGGTAATCTCGGGATCCGTGCCGCCACCCGACACGCCGTTCATCAAACCTGCCTTCGTTTGGCCGGCTACGGGCTTCACCATCGATATCGAAAGTTTGGTCACAGATAATGGCTACACCGCTTCTATGGCCTCTTCTAATGATGGGTCCCAAGAGTCGCAGTGGACCCTACGCTGTGAGAGACGGGAGACGTATGTCAGGTACAGTGATATTTCCTTGCCCTGA
- the LOC122084889 gene encoding nuclear pore complex protein NUP62-like, with amino-acid sequence MGGVAGDMLLPPSSLELEFFSPSVEAAAAARRSLGCWSSIPRLKMKVLRSFFVVVYESSDSDPCIPSRLCFDRNVNRKIWTGVVAKASIDLPSVVVRTFEWKSSLVTQVTLFSSGFLLAHLFFFLAILIATPFSPFPNTTTCASSQQASSRFTFGSTSSPSSSLFGSAAPSTGGFSMGTSLFGSSSSSTAPSSTTSNIFGGSQASSAAKLSFPFGSSSSSSGSSTLSPTFGLTSRSASSGSTAPLGFGFPSSFASGASIGSPLFGVTSSSSPFGSSFTSGSAATANPVAAQNPVTRSVVTNHTSDNEDDDESGTESGSDSDPSPEKDLKFP; translated from the exons ATGGGAGGAGTCGCCGGAGATATGTTATTGCCACCTTCATCGCTTGAGCTCGAGTTCTTCTCGCCGTCCGTAgaggctgctgctgctgctcgtCGTAGTCTTGGATGTTGGTCCTCCATTCCACGGTTGAAGATGAAAGTCCTTCGAAGCTTCTTTGTGGTTGTGTACGAATCCTCAGATTCCGACCCATGCATTCCATCTCGATTGTGTTTCGACCGCAATGTGAAT AGGAAGATATGGACAGGTGTCGTAGcaaaggcctccattgattTGCCATCTGTCGTTGTCCGAACTTTTGAGTGGAAGTCGTCGCTGGTGACGCAGGTGACACTTTTTTCGTCCG GGTTTCTCCTtgcccatctcttcttcttccttgccatTCTCAtcgcaactcctttctctccctTCCCCAACACCACCACCTGCGCTTCATCGCAGCAAGCTTCATCACGGTTCACTTTCGGATCAACCTCTTCACCTTCTTCATCTCTATTTGGTTCTGCCGCTCCGTCCACTGGCGGCTTCTCAATGGGGACATCACTTTTTGGTTCTTCGTCCTCTTCCACAGCTCCTTCTTCTACTACGtctaatatttttggtggatctCAGGCCTCTTCTGCCGCAAAATTATCTTTTCCATTtggttcttcttcatcatcatcgggATCGTCAACTTTGAGCCCTACCTTTGGATTAACTTCTCGTTCTGCTTCTTCGGGTTCCACTGCTCCTTTGGGATTTGGATTTCCTTCGAGTTTTGCATCTGGAGCGAGTATCGGTTCACCTCTGTTTGGTGTCACTTCGTCGTCTTCGCCGTTCGGATCTTCTTTTACTTCAGGTTCTGCTGCAACTGCCAATCCCGTGGCTGCTCAAAATCCGGTCACCCGATCTGTTGTCACTAACCATACATCCGAcaatgaagatgatgacgaGTCTGGTACAGAATCCGGTTCTGATTCTGACCCTTCACCAGAAAA GGATCTCAAATTTCCCTAA
- the LOC122083221 gene encoding galactan beta-1,4-galactosyltransferase GALS1-like isoform X1: MRKEGQQVSVVGNTAGKISVCFETKPLVATLVAVTLVMVIWNLQPYYDNLLSTARRCSSAAFTPTVFPPDSPINSSEVKKKLYTLARKPSAPKTDPNKRLFHAYGNAASLFVQMGAYRGGPRTFAVVGLASKPLHIFSRPWFKCEWISNNRSSPTIKTKAYKMLPDWGYGRVYTVIVVNCTFSVNPNQDNSGGKLQLYAYYTESPKRYEKMVVLEEEPGSYDESRYHPPYKYEYLYCGSSLYGNLSAARIREWMAYHAWFFGPSSHFVFHDAGGVSPAVRIVLEPWVRAGRATLQDIRAQSEFDGYYYNQFLVVNDCLHRYRHAANWTFYFDVDEYIYLPEGNTLESVLQEFSDCTQFTIEQNPMSSKLCLNDSTQDYSKQWGFEKLLFRESRTGIRRDRKYAIQAKNAYSTGVHMSENVIGKTLHKTETKIRYYHYHNSVSVQGEPCREFVPMSNKNKSMVRWYDKLPYVYDDNMKKLANTIKEFEKKTIGVVQL, from the exons ATGAGGAAGGAAGGGCAACAGGTTTCCGTTGTCGGCAACACAGCTGGGAAGATCTCCGTCTGCTTCGAGACAAAACCTTTGGTGGCCACATTAGTAGCCGTGACGCTGGTGATGGTCATTTGGAACCTCCAGCCCTACTACGACAACCTCCTCTCCACCGCCCGCCGCTGCTCCTCTGCCGCTTTTACACCCACAGTCTTTCCGCCCGATTCCCCCATTAATTCATCTGAGGTGAAGAAGAAGCTCTACACCTTGGCCCGGAAACCCTCCGCCCCAAAGACCGACCCAAACAAGCGTCTCTTCCACGCCTATGGTAACGCCGCATCTCTATTCGTCCAAATGGGTGCCTACCGCGGCGGCCCCAGAACCTTTGCCGTCGTCGGCCTCGCCTCCAAGCCCCTTCACATCTTTAGCCGTCCCTGGTTCAAATGCGAGTGGATCTCCAACAATCGCTCCTCACCCACCATTAAGACCAAGGCCTATAAAATGCTACCCGATTGGGGTTACGGTCGGGTGTATACGGTCATCGTCGTCAATTGTACCTTCTCTGTAAATCCTAACCAGGACAACTCCGGTGGGAAACTCCAGCTCTACGCTTACTACACGGAGTCGCCCAAAAGGTACGAGAAGATGGTGGTTTTGGAAGAAGAACCAGGTTCTTACGACGAATCCAGGTACCACCCACCATATAAGTACGAGTATCTCTATTGTGGGTCATCCTTATATGGGAACCTGAGCGCTGCGAGGATTAGGGAATGGATGGCCTACCATGCTTGGTTCTTCGGGCCGAGCTCGCATTTCGTATTTCACGACGCCGGAGGAGTTTCGCCGGCAGTAAGGATTGTGTTAGAGCCATGGGTGCGAGCCGGCAGGGCGACGCTTCAGGACATTAGGGCGCAATCAGAGTTTGATGGATACTATTATAACCAATTTCTGGTGGTAAATGACTGTTTACATCGGTACCGACACGCTGCGAATTGGACATTTTACTTCGATGTCGATGAGTATATATATCTACCCGAAGGAAACACATTGGAATCCGTTCTACAGGAGTTTTCTGATTGTACCCAGTTCACAATTGAGCAGAATCCCATGTCCAGCAAGCTTTGCTTGAATGATTCCACACAGGATTACTCAAA GCAATGGGGGTTCGAGAAGCTGCTGTTCCGAGAGTCTCGCACAGGAATAAGGAGGGACAGGAAGTATGCAATACAGGCAAAGAATGCATACTCGACGGGAGTGCACATGTCGGAAAACGTAATCGGAAAAACGCTGCACAAGACGGAGACAAAGATCCGATACTACCATTACCACAATTCAGTATCGGTGCAAGGGGAACCGTGCCGGGAGTTTGTCCCAATGTCAAACAAGAACAAGAGCATGGTGAGATGGTATGATAAGCTACCATACGTGTACGATGATAACATGAAGAAGTTAGCCAACACCATCAAAGAATTTGAGAAAAAGACCATAGGAGTGGTTCAATTGTAG